The following are encoded together in the Methylorubrum sp. B1-46 genome:
- a CDS encoding Hsp33 family molecular chaperone — MSSGHAPSSMPSTPSLEGGDDAVLPFAVEALDLRGRAVRLGPSIDTILRRHGYPDAVARLIGEAAALTVLLGASLKLEGRFQLQTKTDGPVNMLVVDFEAPDRVRATARFDAEPVAALGPKARAADLMGRGHLAMTIDQGPTQSRYQGVVTLDGQSLEEAAHQYFRQSEQIPTLVRLAVAEQMEAGESRWRAGGLLVQFLPTSPDRMRQADLPPGDAPEGHDILTGAPAEDDAWTEARSLVGTVEDHELVDPAVSSERLLYRLFHERGVRVFDAQSVIERCRCSQERVIGMIRSFSAEERRDMVADDGTIGITCEFCSRRYVLDPVEIEREIAAAPGA; from the coding sequence ATGAGCTCCGGACACGCCCCTTCCTCCATGCCGTCCACGCCCTCGCTCGAGGGTGGCGACGACGCCGTGCTGCCCTTCGCCGTCGAAGCTCTGGACCTGCGCGGGCGCGCGGTGCGGCTCGGGCCGTCGATCGACACCATCCTGCGCCGTCACGGCTACCCCGACGCCGTCGCCCGGCTGATCGGCGAGGCGGCGGCGCTCACCGTGCTGCTCGGCGCCTCGCTCAAGCTCGAAGGCCGCTTCCAGCTCCAGACCAAGACCGACGGGCCGGTGAATATGCTGGTGGTCGATTTCGAGGCGCCCGACCGGGTGCGCGCCACCGCCCGCTTCGACGCGGAGCCGGTGGCGGCCCTCGGGCCGAAGGCGCGCGCCGCCGACCTCATGGGTCGGGGCCATCTCGCCATGACCATCGACCAAGGGCCGACCCAGAGCCGCTACCAGGGGGTCGTCACGCTCGACGGCCAGAGCCTGGAGGAGGCCGCGCACCAGTATTTCCGCCAGTCCGAGCAGATTCCGACGCTGGTGCGCCTCGCTGTGGCCGAGCAGATGGAGGCCGGCGAGAGCCGCTGGCGGGCCGGCGGCCTGCTGGTGCAGTTCCTGCCGACCTCGCCCGACCGGATGCGCCAGGCCGACCTGCCGCCCGGCGACGCGCCTGAGGGTCACGACATCCTCACCGGCGCGCCCGCCGAGGACGATGCCTGGACCGAGGCGCGCAGCCTCGTCGGGACGGTCGAGGACCACGAACTGGTCGATCCGGCGGTGTCGAGCGAGCGGCTGCTCTATCGGCTGTTCCACGAGCGCGGCGTGCGGGTGTTCGATGCGCAGAGCGTGATCGAGCGCTGCCGCTGCTCGCAGGAACGGGTGATCGGCATGATCCGCTCGTTCTCGGCTGAGGAGCGCCGGGACATGGTGGCGGATGACGGCACCATCGGCATCACCTGCGAGTTCTGCTCGCGCCGCTACGTCCTCGATCCGGTTGAGATCGAGCGGGAGATTGCCGCCGCGCCGGGCGCGTGA
- the edd gene encoding phosphogluconate dehydratase, with protein sequence MPELHPEVAAVTERVIARSRDSRRAYLDLIEREREAGVHRPKLACGNLAHGFAASGEDKPAIIAGRAMNIGIVTAYNDMLSAHQPYGRYPEQIKIFAREVGATAQVAGGTPAMCDGVTQGQRGMELSLFSRDTIALSTAVALSHGMFEGAALLGICDKIVPGLIIGALRFGHLPMILIPAGPMPSGLANKEKQRIRQLYAEGKVGRKELLESESASYHGAGTCTFYGTANSNQMMMDVMGLHMPGASFINPGTRLRQAVTRSAIHRLTEIGWNGNDYRPLGRCIDERAIVNAIVGLLATGGSTNHAIHLPAMARAAGIVVDWEDFDRLSGVVPLIARVYPNGAGDVNHFHAAGGMSYVIAALIDAGLLHDDILTVAGTRLRDHARDPKFLGDGDELTFEEAPAEPLDDTMLRPPANPFQPDGGMRLVKGNLGRATFKTSAVDPERRTIEAPARVFSDQDDVIAAFKAGELERDVVVVVRFQGPRANGMPELHKLTPPLGVLQDRGHKVALVTDGRMSGASGKVPAAIHLSPEAVGGGPIGRIRDGDIIRLSAEQGVLEVLVDPAEWEGREDAVQPPDGLGTGRELFAFMRQGADDAERGGSAMLAAAGL encoded by the coding sequence ATGCCGGAGCTTCACCCCGAAGTCGCCGCGGTCACCGAGCGCGTCATCGCGCGCTCCCGCGACAGCCGCCGGGCCTATCTCGATCTGATCGAGCGCGAGAGGGAGGCGGGCGTGCACCGCCCGAAGCTCGCCTGCGGCAACCTCGCCCACGGCTTCGCGGCCTCCGGTGAGGACAAGCCGGCGATCATCGCCGGGCGCGCGATGAACATCGGCATCGTCACCGCCTACAACGACATGCTCTCGGCGCATCAGCCCTACGGGCGCTACCCGGAGCAGATCAAGATTTTCGCCCGCGAAGTGGGCGCCACGGCGCAGGTCGCCGGCGGCACGCCGGCCATGTGCGACGGGGTCACGCAAGGGCAGCGCGGCATGGAGCTGTCGCTGTTCTCCCGCGACACCATTGCCCTCTCGACGGCGGTGGCGCTCAGCCACGGCATGTTCGAGGGCGCGGCGCTGCTCGGCATCTGCGACAAGATCGTGCCGGGCCTCATCATCGGGGCGCTGCGCTTCGGCCACCTGCCAATGATCCTGATTCCGGCCGGTCCGATGCCCTCGGGACTCGCCAACAAGGAGAAGCAGCGCATCCGCCAACTCTACGCCGAGGGCAAGGTCGGGCGGAAGGAATTGCTGGAGAGCGAGTCCGCCTCCTATCACGGGGCTGGCACCTGCACCTTCTACGGTACGGCGAACTCCAACCAGATGATGATGGACGTGATGGGCCTGCACATGCCCGGCGCCTCCTTCATCAATCCGGGCACGCGGCTGCGGCAGGCGGTGACGCGCTCCGCGATCCACCGCCTCACCGAGATCGGTTGGAACGGCAACGATTACCGGCCGCTCGGGCGCTGCATCGACGAGCGTGCGATCGTCAACGCCATCGTGGGGCTTCTCGCCACCGGCGGCTCAACCAACCACGCGATCCACCTGCCAGCCATGGCGCGCGCCGCCGGCATCGTCGTCGACTGGGAAGATTTCGACCGGCTCTCCGGTGTGGTGCCGCTGATCGCCCGGGTCTACCCGAACGGCGCGGGCGACGTGAACCACTTCCACGCCGCCGGCGGCATGTCCTACGTCATCGCCGCGCTGATCGATGCCGGCCTTCTGCACGACGACATCCTCACGGTGGCGGGCACGCGCCTGCGCGACCACGCCCGCGACCCGAAGTTCTTGGGTGACGGGGACGAGCTGACCTTCGAAGAGGCGCCGGCCGAGCCGCTGGACGACACGATGCTGCGCCCGCCCGCAAACCCCTTCCAGCCGGATGGCGGGATGCGGCTGGTGAAGGGCAATCTGGGACGGGCCACCTTCAAGACCAGCGCGGTGGACCCCGAGCGCCGCACCATCGAAGCCCCGGCCCGCGTCTTCTCGGATCAGGACGACGTCATCGCCGCCTTCAAGGCGGGCGAGCTGGAGCGGGACGTCGTAGTGGTGGTGCGTTTCCAGGGGCCGCGCGCCAACGGGATGCCGGAACTGCACAAGCTCACCCCGCCGCTCGGCGTGCTGCAGGACCGCGGCCACAAGGTGGCGCTCGTCACCGACGGGCGGATGTCGGGGGCGTCGGGCAAGGTGCCGGCGGCGATCCATCTCAGCCCCGAGGCCGTCGGCGGCGGCCCGATCGGCCGCATCCGCGACGGCGACATCATCCGCCTCTCGGCCGAGCAGGGTGTGCTGGAGGTGCTGGTCGATCCGGCCGAGTGGGAGGGCCGCGAGGACGCGGTGCAGCCGCCGGACGGCCTTGGCACCGGCCGCGAGCTCTTCGCCTTCATGCGCCAGGGCGCCGACGACGCCGAACGAGGCGGCTCGGCGATGCTGGCGGCGGCGGGGTTGTGA